One part of the Paenibacillus silvisoli genome encodes these proteins:
- a CDS encoding DUF3343 domain-containing protein: MLIAFDSTQQALRAEMLLEYAEIEIDICPTPKQITAGCALSIHFSETDLLAVQEVITGEQVEIRGIYRQIEDRYEPIELS; the protein is encoded by the coding sequence ATGCTTATTGCCTTTGACTCCACCCAGCAGGCGCTGCGGGCGGAAATGCTATTAGAATATGCGGAGATTGAAATAGATATCTGTCCGACGCCGAAGCAAATCACTGCAGGCTGCGCGCTTTCTATTCATTTCTCCGAGACGGATTTACTAGCCGTGCAAGAGGTTATCACAGGGGAACAGGTAGAGATAAGGGGGATTTATCGGCAGATTGAGGACCGGTACGAACCCATTGAGTTATCATGA